A window from Montipora capricornis isolate CH-2021 chromosome 7, ASM3666992v2, whole genome shotgun sequence encodes these proteins:
- the LOC138056680 gene encoding tubulin alpha-1C chain-like, which yields MISGKEDAANNYARGHYTIGKEILDLVLERIRKLANQCSGLQGFLITHSFGGGTGSGFSSILLERLSVDYGKKSKLEFCVYPAPRVSTAVVEPYNAVLTTHSTLEHADCSFIMDNEAIYDLCHKNLDVERPTYTNLNRLISQVVSSITASLRFDGALNVDLTEFQTNLVPYPRIHYPLVSYSPIISAAKAYHEQLTVAEITNRCFEAANQMVKCDPRHGQYMACCMLYRGDVVPKDVNSAICSIKSKRTVQFVEWCPTGFKVGINYQPPTVVPGSDQAKLLRALCMLSNSTAISEAWARLDKKFDLMFVKRAFVHWYVGEGMEEGEFIEAREDLAALEKDYEEVEAATFEHDDDEY from the exons ATGATTTCGGGCAAAGAGGATGCTGCTAACAATTATGCTCGAGGCCATTACACCATTGGCAAAGAAATCCTAGATCTGGTTTTGGAAAGGATTCGAAAGCTG GCAAATCAGTGCAGTGGTCTTCAGGGATTTCTCATAACTCATTCGTTCGGTGGTGGCACTGGTTCTGGCTTTTCATCGATTCTTCTTGAACGCCTGTCCGTTGACTATGGTAAGAAATCCAAATTGGAATTCTGTGTGTACCCTGCACCAAGAGTGTCTACTGCAGTGGTGGAGCCTTACAATGCTGTACTAACAACACATTCAACCTTGGAGCATGCGGACTGTTCCTTCATAATGGACAACGAAGCAATTTATGATCTCTGTCATAAGAACCTTGACGTCGAACGACCCACATACACGAATCTCAACCGCCTTATTAGTCAGGTTGTGTCTTCTATTACTGCTTCTCTTCGCTTTGACGGCGCACTGAACGTGGACTTGACTGAATTTCAGACCAATCTCGTGCCGTACCCGAGGATACACTACCCCCTGGTATCTTATTCGCCCATAATCTCAGCCGCCAAAGCCTATCACGAACAACTTACAGTGGCGGAAATAACAAACCGGTGCTTCGAGGCAGCAAATCAAATGGTAAAGTGCGATCCCCGACACGGTCAATACATGGCCTGCTGTATGCTGTACAGGGGCGACGTTGTCCCTAAAGACGTAAACTCGGCAATTTGCAGCATAAAGAGCAAGCGAACTGTTCAGTTTGTGGAATGGTGCCCAACGGGGTTTAAGGTTGGTATCAATTACCAGCCGCCGACTGTTGTCCCTGGCAGCGATCAGGCCAAGCTACTCCGTGCTCTTTGTATGCTAAGCAACAGCACTGCTATCTCTGAAGCATGGGCTCGGTTGGATAAAAAGTTTGACCTGATGTTCGTTAAACGAGCGTTTGTCCATTGGTATGTGGGGGAAGGAATGGAGGAAGGAGAATTCATTGAAGCGCGAGAGGATCTTGCCGCTCTGGAAAAAGACTACGAAGAAGTCGAAGCTGCGACATTTGAGCACGATGATGACGAATATTAA